The window TACTTACTGGATTCGAATGAAGCCACCCATATTTCTCCTCCAAATGATTCATAGCTGCATCGAaggaattcaaatatttatatttgagaaGTGGATCATCGGCTAAATTAAACTGACGTCGCGCATAAtgatatgaattattattgccTTGTCGTGGAAAATCTAACCATTCAGGATGTCCAAATTCATTACCCATAAAATTTAGGTAACCTTCACCACCCAAACCATGTGTGATTAATCGTATTAATTTATGGAGAGCGATTCCACGATCAATGATATCCGATGGAGGTGATAATGTGGACATGTGTGTGTACATTTCTTTGTCCATTAACCAAAATGCTAAAGTTTTATCTCCAACAAGTGCctgtaattcaataaatttgagGAATTAAATCTCACGCAATATTCTCGAGAAGATAATAATCTGTAGAGAAAAAGCAATAGTAATATGCACCAGGGAGGGGGGGTAGAATTTTTAATCATcatgttaggtcataaagtcaatTAACTTCGTCGATCCAGATGTCACTGAATTCATCGTGCAAAGTTTAAGTTAGAGGGGCGTTTAAGTTTGAACCGACAGACATGACGAAATTATCCCTTCCGTTTTTGGAATTTCAGCAAGgaaacactaaaaattaaatattttaaatagggGAAAATTTCCTTGCAATTTTCGACCATTTgaagaatgttaaaatttatgatattattcagtttttttagttttcctgGATCACGTGCTGTCTTGTGAAGCTTCAACTTACTTGGTCATGAGATTCAGCATACGCAATAGTTTTCTCTTCCCATCGACGATTTGACAAAGTATGTACAATATTTCCCATATTCCATGCTTCATCTGTATACTCCTTAACCAATTCAATCCATTTATCAGGAATAGCCATTCCTAAACGATAATCAAATCCTAAACTTCCTTCGCTCACTGGTCTACATGTACCTGGCATTCCAGACACatcctaaaaatattaaaattcatagaaTTCTGAATACTTGCAAAAATTGTCCAAAAATTACCTCAGCAATTGTAATCATGTTTGGGAATAGGTAATGTAAGATGTGATTGGCTAACATCAAATAAATAACAGCTTCTGTATCCACATTCAAGCCAAAATATTCATCATAGTTGCCACTGAATCCTTGGCCAATACCACGTGAATGATATAACATGGATGTGACACCATCGAAACGGAATCCATCGAAACCATACTCATCGGCATACCAACGTAAATTCGATAACAAGAAACGCATAACTTCCAATCTAAGAGATAAAAACAATTAGCTCAAAGATCTTTCGCCATCTATCGAAATTCGAGGTAAGCTTTTTAActatatctaaataaatataaataactaaataactaGTTTTTGAGCCATCGCCTGAAATGGCATCGAGAAAACGCTTTTTGAGCGGGCAAAATTACTTTAGAAACTACgtttttaaatcgatattttcttaaataaattgattattttcctTTAGTAAATTCGAGAAAATCACAAGAAAAAaatcgcggacggaattggttacgcagTACGCTTAGACCAACTGAGTTACGAGAATTGACAAGGATACACATAAGTTTAGATAATTTCCactcatttaaaacaataaacacgTTCACAGCACTTACTCGGAATAATTGAACAGACGACTGTCCCATAAAGAGTGTTCCCCTCGTGCTCCATCATGAAAATAACAGGAATTAGTTCCATCAAATTGATTTAATCCATCAGCGACATTCTTACTGGCATGCGAGTGAACAATAtctaacaatacaaataaaccAGCTGCGTGGGCTGTGTcaactaattcttttaattctTCTGGTGTTCCATAACGACTAGATGCAGCGAAAAAACTGGTAACTTGATATCCAAAACTTGCGTAATATGCATGTTCCATTATGGCCATTAATTGAATTGCATTGTATCctatatcaaacaaaaaatatcaaaaacactGTCTTTCCGCCCTAGAAGCCCTAAGCATACCTAGGACTGGGCAGATTTGGATATCTACCCTCTCTGGGGCTGTTTTTACGAACGATTGATTTGTCTAAATtagtgtttatataaaaattatgttgaatttatgaaatttaaccTCCTTGGAGGTCCCGGGGCCTATTCAGCTCTAATTTCGGCCCTGACTGGGATCAATCTCGGTAGAGAGACTGTGACCATTCCACGTTGCCTTT is drawn from Chrysoperla carnea chromosome X, inChrCarn1.1, whole genome shotgun sequence and contains these coding sequences:
- the LOC123302086 gene encoding 1,4-alpha-glucan-branching enzyme, with the translated sequence MGGKYSSMDPMDVEVPEINKLFERDGYLRPYEKEIRRRYACFKDSIEKIESQDGGVQEFTRGYRYFGMNVNEDNSVTCREWAPGAQQLFLTGDFNDWNRTSHPYKRLEFGKWELHIAAKEDGSCPINHLSEVKLVVQKPDGTLLDRLSPWASYVLQPPLHESLTFKQRLWNPPKSERYTFKHPKAQRPKSLRIYECHVGIGTPDPKIGTYKEFAQNVVPRIVKQGYNAIQLMAIMEHAYYASFGYQVTSFFAASSRYGTPEELKELVDTAHAAGLFVLLDIVHSHASKNVADGLNQFDGTNSCYFHDGARGEHSLWDSRLFNYSELEVMRFLLSNLRWYADEYGFDGFRFDGVTSMLYHSRGIGQGFSGNYDEYFGLNVDTEAVIYLMLANHILHYLFPNMITIAEDVSGMPGTCRPVSEGSLGFDYRLGMAIPDKWIELVKEYTDEAWNMGNIVHTLSNRRWEEKTIAYAESHDQALVGDKTLAFWLMDKEMYTHMSTLSPPSDIIDRGIALHKLIRLITHGLGGEGYLNFMGNEFGHPEWLDFPRQGNNNSYHYARRQFNLADDPLLKYKYLNSFDAAMNHLEEKYGWLHSNPGYVSMKHESDKVIAFERAGLVFVFNFHPNQSFSDYAVGVEEPGEYKVVLSSDDSQFGGYDRIDHKVPHFTIPDGYAGRRNRMLVYIPCRTATVYGKV